A stretch of DNA from Glycine max cultivar Williams 82 chromosome 18, Glycine_max_v4.0, whole genome shotgun sequence:
CCAATGGGTCTGTGGGTTCCTCATTCACTACGATGAAGGGAAGAACCCTAGAGACCTCGCGACGGCCGCCATGGAGCTTCTCCTCGCCTGTGAGGCACAGCCCGTGCTCATGGCGCGAGGCTAACTCCTCCGGGGTGAGGCAGCTAATGGTCGGGGCCTGTGGGGGTCGCGGCGGGGATGGCAGCAAAGGGGGCAAGGTTGCGATGTGAGGAGGAACCAAAGGGGCGGACGGTGGAGCTACCAGAGGTGGGGTTCGCGGCCGCGAAGACGTTTGCTGCTCCAGGAGCTTCGCGAGGCCGGCGGCCTGGTCCACAGTCGTAGGCTGATGGGCCTGAACTGTACGGCGGATCTCCGGTTGCAAACCTGAGATGAAGCAAGGCAACAGGAAGGTGCCTGGCAAGCCGATAATTCTACTGGCTAAGGCTTCAAACTCCAGTAGGTATGTGAGCACTGACCCCGTCTGAGTGAGTTTGAACAGGGCACCGACAGGGTCCTCAAATGGAGATGGTGCAAACCAGGGTGTTGCAGGAGCAAAAGTGGCTTGATGAGGAACCGGTGGGGATTTGGATGTGGGGGGGAAAGGCACAGGAGCATGGCGGGTGAAAAATGGGTTCAGGTGGCGGTTCATGGAGTGCATGGCGTCGTCCAGACGAGCAAGGGCCTCGTCGAGGTTGCGGGAGGCCATGAGGAACAATGATGAAAGCACCAATTGTTAGGGTATGAACCCTAAAGCTGGCTTCGAGGGCAGCAAACCTccagcaagaagaagaagacacagAGGTAAGAAAAGGGAAATATCATTTTCTCATTCATGCCCCTTGCTTGTTATTTACATGGATATATATAGCATTCCTCTTAACAAATCTGTGCTATTCTGCTCAAGGAATATTACATCATAACAGAATTTGTTATGCACGAATCAAGCAAGATTTTCCTAATTACTGTATTGCCCATACTGCCCTCTGCTTCAAACAAAATCACGAAGGTATGATGGCCCTGCTATCCTTCTCTTGGACCTTTCTTTTTACACCTCTGGTTTGCTGATTGTTACCATTGCCTTCTCTGTTCCAGCTTCCTTGTTGCCTATTTCTGGTATCCTATCACATACTCTGTATTGTTCTGACtgttgtctttatttttttcccctgTTCTTGTCCTTTTTTGTCTTAAGTCATTTTATCTACCGGGATCAGTTGATGCAAACGACAGGCAGATAGATCAGTGGAATGTAAAGCCACCCCAGCTCTACCTTTGGACTGATAAGCATAAGGCCATAGCTCGGAAACATGGTCACTTTATCAGCCAGCGGGGGCTGTTAAGAATTGAAAgctttgataaagaaaaatcaccGGCCAGTCATACTTTGGATGATAGTTATGGTGAGAAAGGCTGATAAGACCTCATGGAAGAGGAAACGAACTGAGGAAAACGATGGAAGAAGACTAGGTGTGACCTCACCACCCAATCCAATTGATGGGAGACCCTATGTCAGGGAGGATGAGAACTACCTTAGGGAATTAGAGACAAGGCAACAGACTCGCCATTATGGTATTCAGAATCCTAATTCTGTAATGAGTAATTATCTATCTGTGCATGATCCTGCTAATAGCCACCACATGGGGCCAAGTTATCCAGCCCTTGCTTTAGCATCTGAGCCTTATGTGATGAATACACCAGCCATGCAGCGATATGCACCTCGCCTAGACGAATTAAACCATGCAAGGATGGATCCTTTGGGGTCTGAACCTGCTATAGTTGGTAGAAACGGTGCTTTTGAACGTAGTGCCCTCCCACCTGGATATGGGAGTAGGATGCCAGGTTTTGCAGCTGGTTCTCACCATATGTATTCACGCCAGAATTCATCAGACCGATTCAATGGGTAGTTTGAATGTCCATCTTTTTGTTCTCCTCTTCTACTTTTGCATAAAATTGCTGTATGCCTTAATCTGCAGAAAtcattgggttttttttttttttttttggtgtatgCTGTATGCTAAATCTTCGGTCTCTATTTCCTTCCTAAAGAACATTtaggttttttcattttttggtgaTCTGTATATGCAAGACCTTGGAGTGGGTAGATACGTTGTACCACCTACAAGTATATGATAAATCAGAGTTCACTATTTGAAGAATGAGGCTTTCCCTCCTCATTATTCAATTAGACACCTTTACATTCCCTTTAAATGTAGACTAAGACATTCATTCTCTTCGCCGGTCATGGgatatttttaacatatctGTTCTCTCTTTTAGAAGTGCAATTTGCACTACTACCACATTTATTCTACAAGTGTTTGACATTTTCAAACTaccttgttttatttattttcccaacaacatatttcttaaattttattatttcatctttaaattaaattttagtgtttttttaagaaTGTCAAtagttaaaacaattttacatcACAATTTAACTAAagaagtaatttattttaattttcatttattcaaCCACCAACTCCTAACATTTTGCACATATACAAGGGttcttcaagtttttttttttcattttaattttcatgtattACATTTTCCCACTGTTATTTTACACTAGTCAGTAACTAGCACAGTAAAAGAATGCCTAAAATTTTAAGGCcacataattttattcttaagccaataagtatttattaagaaaaatcaaatttgattataaatataacTGATCTGTAGCATTAATTGCTTCatcaattttatttgttattgaatACCCAGTCATACTTTCTTTTGAGTCGCGACCATAAGCTTGACGGTTGCTTAGTAGTTGTCAATTTCATGGAGTTAAAGCCACTAAGCCAGCAGTTGCAGATTACGAGCAACCTTTTTAAATAAGAAACGGGAGTTAATATTAATAACCAatattttcatctatttttatattattatttattacatcaattgctttttcttcttatttgttctttttaattatCACCTCTTCCTTACTCTTCTACGTACCTTCCCCATTTTCCAAAAAGAGAAAACGATAGCTTGATATATTCTTCCGACCGAGCAAATGAGGTAGCCGGAAAAATATCGAAGTTGTTACGTTTGAAAGTTACGTGGGTAACTTCTAcgtgagagaaagaaagaaagaaaggtgaTTGGTGTAATAATCATTGTAATgggtaaaaaaagagaaaaatttgagggggaaaatgcaagaaaattaaaatattaaatactgcaactaatatatttttagagctacactactaaataaataataaataaaaattgccaTGTGACATAGGATTcatgaaaaaaacaaataaataatagtttaaGCAGCATGCCCCACTTGCATCCAAAAGTCTCTTTTATCACCTATGATCGAAAAGAAAAGAGTGAATTATAAAAGACTAACGAAGGGGGAAGAGTTTAAATTAAGTGGACTTAACATGGATGAACCAATACCTAACCAGGAGTAATAGATTTCAAGAGCTTAGCAAGAGACTAAATTCTCTTATGGAGGAAagagaaggagaagtgaaatatatttattttagtcaacttttagaataagatttattttcattttttattacattcatGGGTCTATTTTTGGACTTGTAATGAGCTGCTagcttttttattgttatttctaagtcttttaattattagattaattatTGGGCCTTGGGCATAATTTAGGATTATTTGTAGGAGTTATAAAAAGACTCTCACCTTGTTGGCAATTTTGATGAAAACTTCATATTAGACACAATTAAAAGAGTGTCTATCTTGGTTCTTATGTGAAATATTaagttcttataaaaaaattattatttatgacgAATCATCTTCAGCTTATCAATCACTCAAGATTGTGGTGTTGTTCTTTCCATCTCTTTCTTTAAGTCtgctttatccttttattttccccAATTTCGTAGAGCTCCAAATTGGTTATCCAGTTTGTTGATGCTAAAAATTGGATTCGTCAATCAGGGTTCCATCAAAATTACAATTCCCTTTTTTGTATTTCACCTTTGAGAGATCCTTAGATCCACCAACATTAGTCATCATTTTCCTTGACATTTCTTACACCTACAACCACCTAGATtcaaggaagaaaaagagaaagagaaaaggggaagaaaataaaatcaatcatggatggtgaagttgagaGGTTCATCAAGGTATGGCTCACAACCATCTCATGTCTATGCTATTGTTATTACATAGCTTCTAGAATACCAAAAGGCTTCATGAGGCTTCTCTTCCTCCTCCCTATTCTCAACCTCTTCCCCACCCTTCCCTTCAACCTCTCTTCCTTCCACCTAGGTGGCCCCACCACCTTCTTCCTTGTTTGGCTTGGCACTTTCAAACTCATTCTTTTCTCCTTCAACCAAGGCCCTCTTGCACTATCACCCCCAAACATTCTCCATTTCATTTCCATAGCTTCCCTCCCCATCAACCCCAAACAACACTCACCAACCAAAAACAACCACACAAACAACACCCAAAAGCCAAAATGGCTTTTGCTCCTAAAAGTGCTTATTTTTGCAATGATCATACGTGCTTATGACTATAGAGAAAAGTTGCACGCTCATTTCATCTTAGTCCTCTATTGCTGTCACATGTACCTTGGCATAAAATTTGTGTTAGCCCTTAGTCCTATCTTGATTCGAACCCTTTTAGGGTTTGAGATTGAACCACAATTCAATGAACCATACCTTTCCACATCCCTTCAAGACTTTTGGGGTCGTAGGTGGAATCTCATGGTTACCCGTATTCTACACCCCACCATATACTACCCCATATACCCTATTTTCATATGCTTTGTGGGTCCCTCTTGTGCCATGACAAGTGCCATGTTGGCCACATTTCTTGTGTCATGGCTCATGCATGAGTTAATATACTATTACCTCACACGTGTGACTCCCACGTGGGAAGTCATGtgcttttttgtgcttcacGGTGTGCGCACCACGGCGGAGATGGCGACGAAGAAGGTGATGCTCCGCCGTGGGTGGCGGTTGCATCACCttcttcatgtttttttaaatctaaatgcatggaaaataatatttagattAGCACAAATAATCAACATAATAGGAGGatcgtgtttttttttcatgtgtgAAATTGTCTTGGAGTAACGACAATTATCCACACTGAGTAAGATTAGTGTCAACCAAATGGGTTGGAAAAAACACTTGacctaaaacaaaaacaaaaaaaaaaccatggaAAACACGAGGAGCCATGAAATGGTGATCTATAACAAATATctgatgaaaaaaaatctataaacaacaagaaaataaaagataaattacataaaaaagcCAAATCAGatctagataaaaaaaaactcaaattataAAACAACTAAGAAGAATCGATAGTAAgtgtcaaaattttatatattatagtaAATGGTATTCACGGTGAGAGATGGTGAGTTGTATGGGCTGTTTTGGTTTGGAATATATGGAAACAGAGGAACTCTAACAGGAAGAGGTAGATAATGACTCACCTAGAGGATTATGTTTTTTAGTGTATTCTGTTAGGTTCTTAGTGCTGAGGGGCAGCTCTGTTAGAATCATAGTGCTGGGGTAGTTTTTGTTATGGCATGATAGCATAAGTGCTTTCCGTTATCGCTTTTGTATTTTGGGACGTGGTGTTTGTCTGGTAGCTTGTTGCAATCATGTTATAAATATCATCGTCTCCATGCaagaaaggaataaaaaaagaaatttcttctccctttctctCTTCTAAGGAGGCATTCCTGGACCTCGAATCCCAGGAGGTTCACTGTGTGAACCTAACAAACTCGATCGTCTTTAGGGGAGCAACATTTATTTGACACTCAAGTTGTGTTAAAGGACACCATCTTTTACTCCGGATCATGGTTAAAAGGTATTTAAAGAGTTTTTCCCTACTCTTTTCAGCAATGGCAGGGTCGACCCAAGGCTAAGGCCATCCAAACTCTTGTTTTAGgccactaaaaaataatttttttactattaatatatgtatattaaacaTATGCACTATCAAGGACCACGAACTGTTATACGTGAAGTTCTGTCGTGACATGCGTGTGGAAggtatcaaatattttaaaataaaatatgaataattttattaaatattttaataatttagaaaaaactccatttttttttgtcaacaaaaaaatCCCATTTCGAAGTTTGGTTTAGGCTTACTAATATGTTGGGCCCGGCCCTGAGGATAAGCAACCTGATGATCCTCGATGTGCAGCTTTACTATGTGAGGCTGTTGCCTTCATCAAAACTCAAATCCTTCTCCTTCAAAGTGCCTATAAGATTCAGGATGTTAAATCCCTTGTTCGTGctgaaagatatggtttccaAAGCCATTTTCCTTTAGAGCAAAGACCAACCAGTTCTAGAGGAAATCAAGATATCACATGGCAGAAACTTAGAAGGGATCCTCTCTTTATCGAGGAAGATGAGGTTGTGGGGCTTGATGGCCCTAGAGGTATATTGGAAAATTGGTTGacaaagggaagaaaaaaacgCACTGTCATCTCTGTGGTGGGAATTGCAGGGGTGGGAAAAACCACTCTTGCCAAGCAAGTTTATGACCAGGTGCGTAACAATTTCGAGTGCCATGCGTTGATCAAAGTTTCTCAATCCTTCTCTGCTGAAGGATTGCTGAGGCATATGTTGAATGAGCTTTGCAAAGAAAAAGAGGAGGACCCTCCCAAGGATGTTTCTACCATCGAGTCGTTGACAGAAGAAGTCAGAAACCGCTTGCGCAACAAGAGGTATGTTGTCTTGTTTGATGACGTATGGAATGAAACATTTTGGGATCACATTGAATCTGctgtaattgataataaaaatggaAGTAGGATATTAATCACAACCAGGGATGAGAAGGTTGCAGAATATTGTAGGAAATCATCATTTGTTGAGGTGCATAAGCTAGAAAAACCTTTAACTGAAGAAGAATCATTGAAATTGTTCTGTAAGAAGGCATTTCAGTATAGTTCCGATGGAGATTGTCCAGTAAAGGTGATTGGTGTAATAATCATTGTAATgggtaaaaaaagagaaaaatttgaggaggaaaatgcaagaaaataaaaatattaaatactgcaactaatatatttttagagctacactactaaataaataaaaattgcgaTGCGATATAggattcatgaaaaaaaaaataatagtttaagCAACATGCCCCACTTGCATCCAAAAGTCTCTTTTATCAcctattattgaaaaaaaaagtgaattaaaaatttgataaaggATTATCCAAGGGGGAAGATTTTGACTTAAGTGAACTTAACACAGATGAACCAATTACTAACGAGGATTAATAGATTTCAAGAGCTTAGCAAGAAACTAAATTCTCTCGTGGAGGGAAGACAAAGAGaagtgaaatttatttattttagtcaacttttagaataatatttattttcattttttattacattcttGGGTCTATTTTTGGACATGTAATGGACTGCTAGCttctttattgttatttttaagtcttttaattattagattagttattggACCTTAGGCATAATTTAGGATTATTAGTAGGAGTTATTAAAAGACTCCCACTTTGTTGGTAATTTTGATGAAAACTTCATATTAGACACATTTAAAAGAATGTCTATCTTGGTTCTTATGCGAAATATTaagttcttataaaaaaaattattctttatgaCGAATCATCCTCAGCTTATCAATCTTTCAAGATTGTGGTGTTGTTCTTTCCATCTCTTTCTCTAAGTCcgctttatccttttattttccccAATTTCATAGAGCCCCAAATTGGTTATCTAGTTTGTTGATGCTAAAAATTGTATCCGTCAATCAAGGTtccatcaaaattataattcccTTTTTTGTATTCCACCTTTCAGAGATCCTTAGATCTACCAACATTAGTCATCATTTTCTGATGAGAAtactgaaactggccaaatacaggctaaaggcccaagtggagaaggacgaaggcccaagtggagaaggacaaagcctcCGAgcggagaaggatgaaggcctagagacagagacactatcaagactattaattgttgcttaaggcccaaactaatttgaaggcccaagttatatatgttttttagttataatttttatttattgtaattttggcccaaactgtttagaaggcccatgtctattttatctttttgttcagatacactataagtattggtttttgttttcaataaaaagaaacttttggcattttcataaaatttggtgagagcttctctctgggttccttgttgaaccaatttcagacttatcaaggtaatcattgtctaccctgacttatcttccttcactggaagtggcgtcatccaaatctctgtAGCCtatatcaaacgatccgctcctagtcaggaTCACATCATCTTCCTTGACATTTCTTACACCTACAACCACCTAgattcaaagaagaaaaagagaaagagaaaaaggaaagaaaagaagatcaatcatggatggtgaagttgagaGGTTCATCAAGGTATGGCTCACAACCATCTCATGTCTATGCTATTGTTATTACATAGCTTCTAGAATACCAAAAGGCTTCATGAGGCTTCTCTCCCTCcttgtggcgtccccaaaataatgactggattaatagtaataatttaaataacaaaaaccatggtaaattttttttcctttttctttttcatttctttctcttttctcaataattaatttcagaagggaaaatcatcactatagagtcctgaatgaccagttcacaactctattcggagtcatttctttctgatcactcataacctctaaatatgttgctttttcaaaaggaaaggtatgtcagccattactttaggtcgtcacgtgaaaacaataaaatataatatggtCGGTAAACTCCTTTGCAAATGaagtttgctaatgctttcttttcaaataacaagattaaacataaatacattcatcatttaaagctatccaaaatatgggagtttttacaaaatacatagtgtcatccagagcaaaagTATCCACTGTAGTAGCTTCAgtcacatgtatacaatcatcaaattcctttacaataggtctacccatacaaaaacaaaagagtaaacctaataGTCAgcactagatacacccaccctcaaaagtatacaaaactagtATGAGGAgctgtctactatgatgaagagcctccactgatcgccatctctctagggccactatcctccgtagagtctgcctcagatgccgacatgacgtcctcgggagaatccacctcaaggagtGGGTCCTCGtcgccctctagaaagtcaagagcatccacagcaggctcaggaggtagctcctctgggtcttcctcagatgacgtcacctcgatcacttggactggctccactagacgatatggtgtaggcgtgggtaatatccactccacagtgcgctgaagcatacgcgcgggttcatctggatgcaccaatgaggtagccgtgaatcgaatcgtaccccgaaatcggcaccttgcgttgccttcgagggtctcccaagctccctctaggcactccatctccacacgatcatggattagttgcgccgccatcgcgatctacaagaaagaaaagagaggggtagactctttcacgcgACACCTAACTATGtagcaacacaatgcgtctcataaccactacatgcaagaaaaaagggtatctcaaggcttttcatctctggtaatcgattacacaaccttggtaatcgattaccagaggccaaactcgaattacacagcttcaggacatgaaacctgcaaaaatgcactgtgtaatcgattacacctaactggtaatcgattaccagtggcatgttcctctgtgtaatcgattacacagcctggtaatcgattaccagaggcctccaaaACATGCTGCcttcatttctaagcctggtaatcgattacaccccttggtaatcgattaccagaagccctcctAGCTTcttgacctcgttttcaagcctggtaattgattacactcccttggtaatcgattaccagagaccatcttagcctcatgtcttcatttttaagccttgtaatcgattacccacccttggtaatcgattaccagaggccatatcccatatatcaatcaaagttcacagctggccagccaccacacaagcctccttgctttgtggtctttgttccttttatctgttgactgccaggagctcgcctgcttaggtacatcacaggttctcactgactgactatgtccgggttgggtcgggattggtcaagcttggttttgggcaatagcaccccacctgacgtccccaaggtctcctgacccccgcgacatatctccaggtaccactttgtggtcaacaataaaagcaggaagtctcacccttccacacttcctcatttcaagcttgtaggattatggggtatccatcacatgtggtactaggtggcggtcgggcgatggtgcaaaacaagttctccacatccacaaatcacgtataaatccaccatcccctgttgcccacctccaactgagctcacgtactcccacgtagctcttatcctcgttcctctcaacgccgggtccccatcaatcctcccaagcttccacaacatccaagtagTTCCACATCCAATTGTCATGAACTCACAaaaccaagcaaaacagggcaaaggcagaaaactctgcccaaaacacaaaccaaaatcacagcttttcacatacaaataccccagtaacattctcttcgttccaattcgttcaccgttggatcgactcgaaaat
This window harbors:
- the LOC100806796 gene encoding probable long-chain-alcohol O-fatty-acyltransferase 1; translated protein: MDGEVERFIKVWLTTISCLCYCYYIASRIPKGFMRLLFLLPILNLFPTLPFNLSSFHLGGPTTFFLVWLGTFKLILFSFNQGPLALSPPNILHFISIASLPINPKQHSPTKNNHTNNTQKPKWLLLLKVLIFAMIIRAYDYREKLHAHFILVLYCCHMYLGIKFVLALSPILIRTLLGFEIEPQFNEPYLSTSLQDFWGRRWNLMVTRILHPTIYYPIYPIFICFVGPSCAMTSAMLATFLVSWLMHELIYYYLTRVTPTWEVMCFFVLHGVRTTAEMATKKVMLRRGWRLHHLLHVFLNLNAWKIIFRLAQIINIIGGSCFFFMCEIVLE